The following proteins are encoded in a genomic region of Brachypodium distachyon strain Bd21 chromosome 1, Brachypodium_distachyon_v3.0, whole genome shotgun sequence:
- the LOC104581983 gene encoding auxin response factor 13-like: MAQPPPPRWELEREVWLACAGPYARLPATGSRVYYFPRGHVDQCRGAHLPVQPDEALPCTVSAVELFYHAAIDDPYAIITLLPNDGQGQAQPSDHQANPTGSRSAAYFVKQLSSENNKEALDVPKDCAESLLLNLNHNTEKQTLHLLDMQRKELQFGHSGDDRLTTGWDQYFRDKQLMLRLDAVVFIRSANDQLLIGPRRSLWSEHHAREQVQDVMGAAAARVAGGPFRVTYYPRQGWDFVVPTEEVDTADARNIDWQPGMKVRMVCPVDDHELESSRAQRRNSYEGTVTAVNNTTWCKLEIDWKTGFRSSPKPWIADIPARQVNVWRVELQGDSSPGKKRKTTQSHNSAAGHRSKKSKVPRA; the protein is encoded by the exons AtggcgcagccgccgccgccacggtgGGAACTGGAACGCGAGGTCTGGCTCGCCTGCGCTGGTCCCTACGCCCGCCTCCCCGCCACAGGCTCCCGGGTTTACTACTTCCCCCGCGGTCACGTCGACCAGTGCCGCGGCGCCCATCTCCCTGTTCAGCCCGACGAAGCCTTGCCCTGCACCGTCTCTGCGGTCGAGCTCTTCTACCACGCCGCCATTGACGACCCGTACGCCATCATCACCCTCCTCCCTAACGACGGGCAAGGGCAAGCGCAACCCTCCGACCACCAGGCCAACCCCACCGGCAGCAGGTCCGCCGCATATTTCGTCAAACAGCTCTCGTCCGAGAACAACAAAGAAGCTTTGGATGTCCCAAAGGACTGTGCCGAGTCTCTCCTCCTAAATCTCAACCACAACACTGAGAAGCAGACTCTGCACTTGCTCGATATGCAGCGGAAGGAGTTGCAGTTCGGCCACAGCGGCGACGATCGCCTCACCACCGGCTGGGATCAGTACTTCCGGGACAAGCAGCTGATGCTCCGCCTTGACGCCGTCGTCTTCATCCGCAGCGCGAACGACCAGCTTCTTATCGGCCCGCGACGCAGCTTATGGAGCGAACACCACGCGCGCGAGCAGGTCCAGGACGTcatgggagcggcggcggcgagagtgGCTGGAGGGCCGTTCAGGGTCACCTACTACCCGCGGCAGGGCTGGGACTTCGTGGTGCCGACAGAAGAGGTGGACACCGCGGACGCGCGGAACATCGATTGGCAGCCCGGGATGAAGGTGCGCATGGTCTGCCCCGTGGACGATCACGAGCTAGAATCGAGCAGGGCCCAAAGGCGGAACTCCTACGAGGGCACCGTCACCGCCGTGAACAACACCACCTGGTGCAAACTTGAG ATAGATTGGAAAACTGGCTTTCGGTCGTCACCAAAACCATGGATTGCCGATATCCCAGCAAGACAAGTCAATGTATGGCGAGTTGAATTGCAGGGAGACTCATCTCCCGGGAAGAAGCGCAAGACGACACAGAGTCACAATTCTGCTGCAGGACATCGATCCAAGAAGTCGAAGGTGCCTCGGGCGTGA
- the LOC104581984 gene encoding auxin response factor 13-like, which yields MAQPPPPRPELEREVWLACAGPYARLPDTGSRVYYFPRGHADQCLGAGHPFVPVVTKDAAFPCTVSAVELFYHADTDDPYAIITLLPNDGQGQAQAQPSDHQINPTDDSKSAAYFVKQLPYDEAFVVPKACAESLHLSFNHNKEKQTLDLLDVHRRELQFGLSGDGRLTTGWDQYLRDKELNHMDAVVFIRSANGQLIIGWRRGTLCRYHASEQIQDVKKASTAARVAGGPFRVTYYPRQGWDFVRPREEVDAANARNIDWRPGMKVRMVCPVDDHELESSRAQRRNSYEGIVAAVKNKYSTWCKLEINWQISWWSPSPESKVPAWRVELQRDPSPTNKRKMSQSHDFDADHPSSKSNVPCQMPGATTAQYMAGSPIAAGVQGGRQVSIPDALSSSCTPTSETLFGEEIAPTSGVPTQNIASSSIARSIRLFSVKMASGVAPVDATPKDDSPAKNPPAKDDDQNPDESA from the exons AtggcgcagccgccgccgccacggccggaACTGGAACGCGAGGTCTGGCTCGCTTGCGCTGGTCCCTACGCCCGCCTCCCCGACACAGGCTCCCGGGTTTACTACTTCCCCCGCGGTCACGCCGACCAGTgcctcggcgccggccaccCTTTCGTCCCTGTTGTGACCAAGGACGCCGCCTTTCCCTGCACCGTCTCTGCAGTCGAGCTCTTCTACCACGCCGACACTGACGACCCCTACGCGATCATCACCCTCCTCCCTAACGATGGGCAAGGGCAAGCGCAAGCGCAACCCTCCGACCACCAGATCAACCCCACCGACGACAGCAAGTCCGCCGCATATTTCGTCAAACAGCTGCCGTACGATGAAGCTTTCGTTGTCCCAAAGGCCTGCGCCGAGTCTCTCCACCTAAGTTTCAACCACAACAAGGAGAAGCAGACTCTGGACCTGCTCGATGTGCATCGAAGGGAGTTGCAGTTCGGCCTCAGCGGCGACGGTCGCCTCACCACCGGCTGGGATCAGTACCTCCGGGACAAGGAGCTGAACCACATGGACGCCGTCGTCTTCATCCGCAGCGCGAACGGCCAGCTTATTATCGGCTGGCGACGCGGCACATTGTGCAGATACCACGCGAGCGAGCAGATACAGGACGTCAAAAAAGCGTCGACGGCCGCGAGAGTGGCTGGAGGGCCGTTCAGGGTCACCTACTACCCGCGGCAGGGCTGGGACTTCGTGCGGCCGAGAGAAGAGGTGGACGCCGCGAACGCACGGAACATCGATTGGCGGCCTGGGATGAAGGTGCGCATGGTCTGCCCCGTGGACGATCACGAGCTAGAATCGAGCAGGGCCCAAAGGCGGAACTCCTACGAAGgcatcgtcgccgccgtgaaaaacaaatactccACCTGGTGCAAACTTGAG ATAAATTGGCAAATTAGCTGGTGGTCACCGTCACCAGAAAGTAAAGTCCCTGCATGGCGAGTTGAATTGCAGAGAGACCCATCTCCCACGAATAAGCGTAAGATGTCACAGAGTCACGACTTCGATGCAGACCATCCATCCTCGAAGTCCAATGTACCTTGCCAAATGCCGGGAGCAACGACAGCTCAGTACATGGCGGGTTCACCTATTGCTGCCGGCGTGCAGGGAGGCAGGCAAGTTAGCATTCCTGATGCACTCTCTTCGTCATGTACACCAACATCAGAAACGCTCTTTGGCGAGGAGATTGCCCCAACCTCAGGAGTTCCAACTCAGAACATTGCTTCATCATCTATAGCGAGATCAATTAGGCTCTTCAGCGTGAAGATGGCCTCAGGAGTTGCGCCGGTTGATGCGACTCCTAAAGACGATAGCCCTGCGAAAAATCCACCTGCTAAAGATGATGACCAGAACCCCGATGAGTCAGCGTGA
- the LOC100831205 gene encoding ubiquitin-conjugating enzyme 15 has protein sequence MTSSSSSSSPSRKALSKIACNRLQKELAEWQLGPPGGFKHKVSDNLQRWVIEVAGAAGTLYAGETYQLQVDFPEHYPMEAPQVIFLHPAPMHPHIYSNGHICLDILYDSWSPAMTVSSVCISILSMLSSSPAKQRPADNDRYVKNCRNGRSPKETRWWFHDDKV, from the exons atgacgagctcctcctcctcctcctctccttcccggaag GCGCTGAGCAAGATCGCGTGCAATCGGCTGCAGAAGGAGCTCGCGGAGTGGCAGCTGGGTCCGCCCGGTGGCTTCAAGCACAAGGTCTCCGACAACCTCCAGAG GTGGGTCATCGAGGTggctggggcggcggggaCTCTCTATGCTGGCGAGACTTACCAGCTACAAGTGGACTTCCCTGAGCATTACCCCATGGAGGCTCCTCAG GTTATATTTCTGCATCCGGCACCAATGCATCCACACATTTACAGCAATGGGCACATCTGTCTAG ATATATTGTATGACTCGTGGTCACCAGCGATGACGGTCAGTTCTGTGTGTATCAGCATCTTGTCTATGCTGTCAAGTTCACCAGCAAAG CAACGTCCAGCTGATAATGATCGCTATGTCAAGAACTGCCGTAACGGGAGGTCGCCAAAGGAGACCAGGTGGTGGTTCCATGATGACAAAGTGTGA